A region of the Paenibacillus sp. J23TS9 genome:
AGGGGGTTTCAGTTACGCCGATTCAGCAGGTGGCTGCCGTATCGGCGGCTATTAACGGCGGTAAGCTGTATAAACCCTATGTGGCCAAAGCCTGGGTGAATCCGGAGACAGGAGAGACAGTCAGTGAGACGAAGCCGCAGATGGTCAGGCAAGTTATTTCTGAAGAGACATCGAAGCAGGTACGTGAAGCACTGGAAAACGTCGTTGCCAAAGGCACCGGACGGCCAGCATTTATTGACGGCTACCGCGTTGGCGGTAAGACGGGTACTGCTCAGATTGTTGTAAATGGACGCTATTCTGCAACGGAGCATATTGTATCCTTTATTGCCTTCGCACCTGCTGATGATCCACAAATTGTGGTATACACGGCGGTTGATAATCCGGCAGGCATTCAGTTCGGGGGCGTGGTGGCAGCACCTATCGTACAGAATATTCTGAAGGATTCCCTTCAGGTTCTGAAAGTACCTGAACGCAAGGATCAAGTACCAAAGGTGTATAAATACGGTGATACGCCGATCGTTACCGTTCCTGACCTGGTTGGGGCTACCGTGCAGGATTTGTACGAGGATTTGAATATGAACTTCACGCTGGCTAAGTCGGGCACCGGCAATACGGTGGTTAGCCAGGCTCCTAAGCCGGGAAGCCGCGTAGACCGCGGATCTACCATCCGCATCTATATGGGAGAAGATCCCGAAGCGAAAGAGCAAAATAAAGATCCTGACTAAGACTTAATCATCGCAGCAGTGGACGATAATAGAATTAGAGCGAGGGATATGTTATGAAACTGAACGAACTGGCTTCAACACTAACAATTGCACAAATCACAGGAAGCGGGGATATCACCATTACCGGTCTTCAGACCGACTCGCGCAAGGTTGCTCCGGGCGATCTGTTTATTTGCCTGCCGGGGCATACGGTAGATGGTCATGACTATGCTGAGCAGGCAGCCGAGCAGGGTGCCGCTGCGCTCGTCGTGGAGCATAAGCTTGACATTGATCTCCCGCAGGTCATCGTCAAAGACAGCCGTTATGCGATGGCAGTAATAGCGGATGCATTTTTCGGCTCCCCAAGCTCACACATGAAAATGATTGGAGTGACGGGAACCAACGGCAAGACCACAACCACGTACTTGATCGAAAAAATGATGAATGACCATGGTGTGAATACAGGATTGATCGGAACCATTCAAATGCGCTATGGAGGCCGGACGTTTCCGATGTCTGGTACCACACCGGAAGCTCTGGAGCTGCAGCGTTCCCTGGATGATATGTCTGCAAACGGTGTGAAGTGCTGCGTCATGGAAGTATCATCGCATGCGCTCGAACAAGGACGCGTCAAGGGCACCGATTTCCGTACAGCAATCTTTACAAACCTGACACAGGATCATCTGGACTACCATAAGACGATGGAAGATTACAGAGAAGCTAAGGGGCTTTTCTTCTCACGTCTCGGAAACAAATTCACCCATCAAAAGAATCAGCGGAAATACGCCGTTCTGAATGCTGATGATGAAGCATCGCAGTATTTTGCCAAGGTCACCGCTGCAGAGGTTATTACATACGGCTTGGATGAAAAAGCGGATGTTCGTGCGTCGGAAATTTCAATTACAGCGCAGGGCACTCATTTTCACGTGGATTCCTTCCAGGGCAGCTGCGATGTTCAGCTGAGAATGGTCGGTAAATTCAATGTGTACAACGCTCTTGCCGCGATTACTGCCGGTTTGCTGGAAGGCCTTGAGCTGGATAGCATCAAACGGAGCCTGGAATCGGTTCCGGGCGTTGACGGCCGCGTCGAATCCGTGGACGAGGGCCAGCCTTTTGCGGTCATTGTAGATTATGCCCATACACCGGATGGTTTGGAGAACGTATTGAAAACCGTCAATGAGTTTGCCAAGGGCCGTGTCATTACTGTGTTTGGCTGCGGCGGCGACCGCGACCGCACCAAACGCCCGATTATGGGTAAGATTGCGGCGGAATACAGTGACGTTGTTATGGTTACTTCAGATAATCCGCGCACGGAAGATCCCGACCTGATTCTGAAGGATATTGAGGCTGGACTTCATGAGAATTCCGTGCCGCAGAATAAGTATCAGCTCATCGTGGACCGGCGGAAGGCTATACAAAAGGCTATTGAAATGGCAAGCCCGGACGATGTAGTATTGATTGCGGGGAAAGGTCATGAGACCTATCAGGACATCATGCATGTTAAACATGATTTTGACGATCGTGTCGTGGCCAAAGAAGCGATAAGGGGTATGAACAAGTGATTACAAAGAAACTCGGCGATGTAGCGGTCATGTGTGGAGGAGTCCTTACACAAGACCATGATTGTGATATACAGATGGAAGGTGTCTTTACGGATTCCCGAAAGCTTGTCAGCGGCAGACTTTTTGTTCCGCTCGTGGGAGAGAATTTCGACGGTCATGCCTTTGCTGCGGCAGCGCTTGAAGGCGGTGCATGTGGTGTTCTCTGGCAGCGTGACCGCGGATTTCCGCCTGAAGGTCCTGTGATTGTTGTGGAGGATACGCTTGCCGCGCTGCAGGCTTTGGCTAAGGCTTATCTGGCTGATGTCGGCTGCCGCGTCGTCGGCATTACCGGCAGCAATGGCAAGACCACAACGAAAGATATGGTCTATGCACTGCTGGAGACTTCCTTTAAGGTTCATAAGACCGGGGGGAACTTCAATAATCATATCGGACTTCCGCTGACGATTCTGGAAATGCCGGCGGATACGGAAATTGTTGTGCTGGAGATGGGAATGAGCGGACGCCATGAAATTGAGAGTTTGTCCGCCATTGCGAGTCCCGAGGTGGCCGTCATCACGAATATTGGTGAAGCTCATCTGCTGCAGCTCGGATCCAGACATGAGATTGCCCGCGCCAAGCTGGAGATTGTCAGCGGCATGAAGCCGGGTGGCCTTTTGATATACCACGGAGATGAACCACTGATTCCACTCGTGCTAAGTGAGCCAGAGACTGTTAAGCCTGAAGGTCTTACGACCTTTACCTTCGGCATGGATCAGGATAAAAATGATGATTATCCGACAGGCATGATGTTCCACAGCAAAGGAATTATTTTCACTTCGCATCTCCACCCGGAAGAAGGGCTCGAGCTGCCGCTGCTGGGACAGCATAATGTTATTAACTGTCTGGCCGCTCTTGCAGTTGCAAGCTATTTCGGTATCAGCGGTGACAAGATCCGCGAAGGGATTTCCGGCCTTCAGTTAACGGGGATGCGTATTGAACAGATTACGGCTCCCAGCGGGCTTACGCTGCTCAACGATGCCTATAATGCCAGTCCGCTATCCATGAAGGCGGCGATCGATGCACTGGACAGCCTGAAAGGCTACCACCGCAAAGTCGCTGTGCTCGGGGACATGCTGGAGCTTGGGCCTAAACAGCTCGAATTTCATGCTGAGGTTGGAGAGTACGCGGTAGATGGTAAAGTGGATATGCTTTATACTTACGGTCCTTTATCTGAAGAGGCAGCAAAAGCCGCTCAGCTCAAGTGCCCTGATGTGCCTGTGTATCATTTTACCGATAAAAAAGAACTTGCTTCCCACCTAACAGGACAGCTGCATCCGAAGGATATTGTACTTATTAAAGCGTCTCGTGGTATGAAAATGGAAGAAATAGTGGATGCTCTTGTCAAGGAAGACTTGCATAATTAAACATACGGAGGGGGTGAATCCATGGATTATCAACTACTACTACTCACAATAGGTGTTTCTTTTATTTTGGCTGTCATTGCGGCTCCGCTGCTCATCCCGCTATTGAGGCGCATGAAATTTGGACAGCAGGTACGTGATGACGGTCCGCAGAGCCATTTGAAAAAAGCCGGTACGCCCACGATGGGCGGCGTGGTGATTATTTTGGCATTTACATTGTCCTTTTTGAAATTTTCCGTCATTAATACGGATTTCTATGTTTTGCTTGTGGCTACACTCGGCTTTGGCCTCATCGGTTTTCTCGATGATTATATCAAAATCGTATTTAAACGCTCACTTGGACTGACTGCCCGTCAGAAGCTTTTTGGACAGCTGCTATTTTCAGCCATCATGTGTATACTGCTGATTCAAAATGGCCATGACACTGCTATTCATGTTCCCGGAACTTCCTGGTCGTTTGACTGGGGCGGTTGGTTCTATTATCCGTTCGTCGTTATCATGATGCTGGCGATCAGCAACGCGGTTAACTTTACGGACGGTCTTGACGGACTGCTCTCTGGAGTCAGTGCTATTGCATTTGCGGCTTTTGCGCTTGTAGCTATGCAGGCGACATCACTATCCGCAGCCGTGTGTGCCGCAGCCATGATCGGAGCCGTACTGGGCTTCCTGGTGTTTAACGCGCATCCCGCCAAAGTATTCATGGGCGATACGGGTTCCCTTGGCATCGGCGGAGCCATCGGTGCAATCGCGATTGTGACCAAAAGTGAACTGCTCTTTATCATTATCGGTGGTGTTTTTGTTGTTGAAATGCTATCCGTTGTGCTTCAGGTTGCATCATTCAAAACAAGAGGCAAACGCATATTTAAAATGAGTCCGATTCACCACCACTTTGAATTGTCCGGCTGGTCCGAATGGCGTGTTGTGATGACGTTCTGGGCTGTAGGCATTATTCTTGCAGGTATTGGACTTTACTTGAACAAGGGGTTGTAGAAGATGAAGCATCCAGAGTCTTACAGGGATCAGGAAGTCATCGTACTGGGATTGGCCAAGAGCGGTGTACAAGTCGCCAAGGTTCTGCACAGTTACGGTGCGGTTGTAACGGTTAATGATCAAAAAGACAGAGAACAATGCCCCGAAGCCGGGGAACTGGAGTCATTGGGGATTTCCGTCATTTGCGGCGGTCATCCGGATAATCTGGTTCATCCCGGTATTTCTCTGCTTGTCAAAAATCCGGGTATTCCATACAGGGTTCAGCCCATACAAAAAGCACTGGAGCTTGGAATTGAAGTTGTGACTGAGGTAGAGGTCGCTTATCATATCTGCAATGCTCCGATTATCGGGATTACCGGCTCCAACGGTAAGACGACGACGACAACCTGGGTTGGTCAAATGCTGGAAGAGGTCGGAATGCGTCCTATTGTGGCCGGAAATATCGGAACACCGCTTTGTGAAGCAGCCCAAAATGCGGTTGCCGGCAATTGGATGGTTACAGAACTGAGCAGCTTTCAGTTAAAAGGCACGGAGGAATTCAGACCGCGTATCGGATGCTTGTTGAATGTGGCAGAAACGCATCTGGATTATCATGGAGGCATGGAAGACTATGTTTCCTCCAAAGCAAAAATGTTTGCCAACATGGGAGAAGGAGATACCGCAGTCCTCAATTGGGATGATTCAACCTGCCGTGAGCTCGTTCCCTACATCAAAGCGAAGCTGCTACCCTTCTCTACCAATGAAGAATTGGTAGAAGGTGTTTATGTCAGTCCGCCTTTCATTCCTGATGTAGAGGATTCAGTATCACGGAAAATCGTATACCGTGATGAACATGGTCAAATTACGGATATCATCCCCGTGGAGGAAGTCGGTATTCCAGGTCGCTTTAACATCGCAAATGCGGCTGCCGCCTGCGCCATATCCATTGCTGCCGGCGCACCTGCCGATCGTTTGAGCGGCCCATTGTCCTCCTTCCGCGGCGTTGAACACCGATTGGAATATGTGATGAATCTTCATGGAGTCGCTTTTTATAATAATTCCAAAGCTACGAATTCCAAAGCGACAACCATGGCGTTGACTTCCTTTCATGAGCCGATTGTATTGATTGCCGGCGGTTTGGACCGCGGCTCGGATTATATGGAGCTGATGGCGGTACTGTCCGAGCGGGTTAAAGCAATTGTCGTTTTTGGCCAAACAGCGCAAAAAATTGCCAAAGTAGCGGAAATCGCGGGATTAAAGCATATTGTCATCGTCGATAATGAGGAGGACGCCGCCAACACGCTCCGGTCAGCCGTAAAAGAAGCCGCAGCTGCTGCAGAGGCTGGGGATATCGTGCTTTTATCTCCTGCTTGTGCCAGCTGGGACATGTTTACTTCATATGAAGAGCGCGGACGCATTTTTAAAGAGGCGGTGCATAATCTTTAAGTAGGGGGGTGGATAAGCCCCTACTTTCTCTGCAAAAGGTGGCCTCTTCATGAACAAGACACGCCCGGCGCCGGATTTGTGGCTTTTTCTCTGTATTTTGGGTTTGCTCACAATCGGCATGATCATGGTATACAGCGCAGGCTCGGTACTGGCCTTTCACAATTATGGTGACTCTTTCTATTTCGTTAAACGCCAGATGCTATTTGCTGTATTGGGACTTGTGGCTATGTTTTTTACAGCAAGCTTGGATTTTCGCGTGTGGAAAAAGTATGCTAAGGTAGGACTGATTGTGTGCTTCGTGCTTCTGGTTATCGTGTTGATACCCGGAATCGGTAACGTACGCGGAGGTGCCCGAAGCTGGCTTGGTATCAGTTCCTTTGGCATTCAGCCTTCCGAGTTTATGAAGCTGGGCATGATTCTGTTTCTCTCCAAATGGCTGAGCAGCGAAGAGTGGGATGTCACCAAATTCGGCAAAGGTCTTTTGCCGCCGCTGGGACTGATTGGCCTGGCCTTCGGCTTGATCATGCTTCAGCCAGATCTGGGTACAGGCACTGTCATGCTTGGAGCGGCCATGATGATTATTTTTACGGCTGGTGCGCGTCTGAGACATTTGGGTATGCTTGGGCTTGCCGGAGCCGCCGGATTTGTCGGACTCATTATTGCGGCACCATACCGTCTTAAGCGGATAACCGCATTTCTTGATCCATGGTCTGACCCGCTTGGTGCAGGCTATCAAATTATACAATCTCTATATGCTATCGGCCCTGGGGGGCTTGGTGGTCTGGGACTCGGAATGAGCCGTCAAAAGTACAGCTATGTTCCGGAGCCGCAGACGGACTTTATCTTTTCTATTTTGGCCGAAGAGCTGGGTTTCATTGGCGGGCTGATTGTACTGCTGCTGTTTTTGATCCTGGTCTGGCGGGGCATGCGCGTTGCGATGACGATTCCTGATCGTTTTGGCAGTTTGCTAGCGGTAGGCATTGTCGGCATGGTCGCTGTTCAGGTTGTCATTAATATCGGTGTTGTTATCGGACTCATGCCGGTAACGGGCATTACCCTACCGCTGATCAGCTATGGCGGTTCATCGCTTACGCTGATGCTGACCGCTCTGGGCATTTTACTTAATCTATCACGATATGCGAGGTGATCAGCATGCGCATCGTTCTATCAGGCGGCGGCACCGGGGGACATATTTATCCGGCTGTCGCTGTTGCGAGGCAGTGTGAGGAAGAAGATCCTGATTCTACTTTTTTATATATTGGCGGAACAAGAGGCTTGGAGAGCAAGCTGGTACCACAAGAGCAAATTCCTTTTCAATCCATTGACATTACCGGATTTCGTCGCAAGCTGTCTACGGACAACATCAAGACAGTTATCCGTTTTTTAAAAGGCGTTAAAACATCCAAGAAGATGCTGGCCGAATTTAAGCCGGATGTCGTCATCGGTACTGGTGGTTATGTATGTGGTCCTGTCGTATATGCTGCGGCCAAGCTTGGCATTCCATGCATTATTCATGAACAGAATGCAATACCGGGCTTGACCAACAAGTTCCTCAGCAGGTATGTCAGCACGGTCGCGGTCAGTTTTGAAGGGTCAGAGCGTTCCTTCCCCAAAGCGAAGCGTGTTATTTATACAGGCAATCCGCGAGCTACTACCGTGCAGTCCGCTAACCGTGAACGCGGTTTTGCGACACTGGGCATCCCGATGAACAGTTCGGTTGTTCTCGTTGTCGGCGGCAGCCGCGGGGCGAAGGCCATCAATGATGCAATGATCGATATGGCGCCACAGCTGGAGCAGCTGAAGCATATTCATTTTGTATATGTAACAGGCGAGAATTACTTCGAAAAGACGCGGGAAGAGATCCGCAGCAAGCTTGGCAGCATGCCAAACCATTTGCATGTCCTTCCCTATGTGCATAACATGCCAGAAGTGCTGGCAGCGACATCACTGATCGTCAACCGGGCGGGAGCATCCTTCCTGGCTGAAATTACATCACTGGGTATTCCGTCCATTCTCATTCCGTCTCCGAATGTCACGAATAACCATCAAGAGGCTAATGCGAGACAGCTGGAGAAGGCGGGAGCTGCCAAAGTCATTCTGGAAAAGGATTTATCGGGAAAACGCCTCTATCAGTCTATCGGGGAGATTATGGGTGATATCCGAGTACAGCAGGGAATGTCCGAGCAGTCCCGAAGTCTTGGAAAGCCAGACTCCGCCAATCTGATCGTTGAAGAAATGCGCCGTCTTACGGCAGGCCGCTGAAAGGGCTGGGCGATTGTCACACACCGGGTACGCAGTACATAAGATACTCTATGATCGTGACAATCACCATGGAATCGCCGGCCCCTAGGATTGGACTTTAAGCCCATCTAAAGCTTTAGCGGATGTCATTACGTTTGGATGGTAGACAACGGTTGGATATCCGAGCCGCTTGCCGCAAAAAGCTGTATCCATATGCCGGAGCCCACGGGCCTGATGTGTCACGCAAAATAAGTCCGCTGAGATTGTACTGGATTCACACCGGTCAAACGACAGCAGAGGACGTTCTCACTCCAATGTATTCTGCTTCGGAGCTAATAAAGCTCTGAACGGGTATCACAGCTGATGCCTGAGTCGAATGCGGCGGTTGAGGGGTAAACTCGGAGGTGATACATTGGACAAATTGGTGATTGAGGGTGGCAAATCCCTATCAGGAACCATACGTATCCATGGAGCAAAAAATGCAGCTTTGCCTATTCTGGCAGCGAGCTTGCTGGCCGCAGGCAAGGTTCAGCTGAGCAATGTCCCCCGTCTTCTGGATATTGAAGTGATGCTGGACATCCTGGATCGGATCGGCTGCACGACTTTGCATGATCAGGAGACGGTTGTTGTGGATACGTCGTCCGCCAATTCGTTTCATGTACCGGAAGACTTAATGAAGCAAATGCGTTCCTCTATTTTTCTAATGGGACCTTTGCTTGCGAGGTTTGGAGAGGTTGCTGTCTATCAGCCTGGTGGCTGTGCCATCGGCGAACGCAAAATCGACCTTCATCTTCGGGGACTTAAAGCGCTTGGCGCTGAAATTGAGGAGCTCGACCAGCAAATTATTTGCAGGGCCGAGAAACTGAAGGGGACCGATATCCATCTTGATTTTCCGAGTGTGGGAGCAACCGAGAACATTATGATGGCGGCTGCCACGGCTGAAGGTACAACGACAATAACCAATGCGGCACGCGAGCCGGAAATTCAGGATTTGCAAAATTTTCTGAATGCCATGGGGGCAAGCATCATCGGGGCGGGAACGGATACAATCACAATCCAGGGCGTAAGCCAGCTGTCACCGTGTTCGTACAGTATTATTCCTGACCGGATTGTGGCCGGAACCGTAATGATTGCGGCCGCGGCAACACGGGGGAATGTTACGCTGACCCACTGCAATCCGGCGCATTTATCATCCTTGATCCACGTCCTCAAGCGGGCCGGTGTTCAAATCAGTATTTGCAATGATATAATGAATGTAAGCTGCATGAGCCGACCGAAAGCTGTCGAGCGTATCGTCACATCACCTTACCCGTCGTTTCCCACCGATTTGCAGTCCCAGGTCATGGTGCTGCTGTCCTTGGCTGATGGTTTCAGTGTGATGAAAGAGACTGTTTTTGAAGGACGCTTTAAGCATGTGGATGAACTGACAAGAATGGGTGCGGATATATCTATTGATCTAAGCTGCGCATTCATCCGCGGCGTGCAGCGCCTGTATGGTGCTACAGTAGAAGCGACGGATCTCAGGGCAGGAGCGGCTCTGGTTATCGCCGGACTCGCCGCCCAGGGAAAGACAATTGTTGAACAAGTGCATCACATTGACAGAGGTTATGAACATATTGAACAGCTTTTTCAAAAACTAGGGGCTGAGATTCACCGGTTTTCGCCAGTGCCCAAATCATTAGATTTAGCTAATTAACACCAAGCTTATCCCCTCTGATCAGAGGGGATAAGAGGTATTTTGTGGAGAGAATCCTATGCCAAAAGCTCATATTCCCGTTTTAAAAGAGAACAAGCCCAAGAGAAGAGCCAGCCGGAGAATCATTGCTATTCTGCTGCTTTTGTTTGTTGCGATCCTAGTAATCTTATTCTTTCGCTCACCCGTAAGCCAGGTGACGGAGATACAGTTTACAGGCAGCACGTTTTCCTCAAGGGAGCAGCTTTTGCAGGCCAGCGGGCTGAAGACGGGCACCCAGTATTTTGGTGTATCGCCGTCTAAGGTTGAGAGTCAGCTGTTACAAATTAAATCGATTCAAAAGGCTGTAGTGGACAAGCATTTTCCCGGTAAAATCAGCGTCAGAATAGAAGAGTATCCTACAGTTGCCTACGAACTGGGTGCTGAGGGCAATCTTGATGCAATTCTCGCGAACGGGACCAAGGTCTCTGTGAACAGCAGTGGTATTGCCGTAGAAAAGCCTATTCTTACGAAATGGAACACATCTGATCCGAATAAGGTGGAGCTGTGTAAAGTTCTCGGGAAGATTCCGAATGAGCTGACCTCAGACATATCGGAGATTATTCCATCACCGACCGCTTCTTTTCCGGACAGAATCAAGCTGTATACAAGATCCCGATTTGTCGTCATCACTGCTATCTCGCTTTTGAGCGACAAGGTGGAATATCTGAACCAGGTCATCGAGACAGCCCAGCCGGGAACCATAACGATGCTGGAAGCCGATACGTATACACCTTTTCAACCTCTTGGCGAAGATGGAACAGACCAAAATGCCACTACTCATGACAATTAAAAAATGCTACAATTGATTTTATGGGTTAACTGTATAGAATAAACTAAAATTTGTTTATCAAAATACCGATAAACGTTATCGGTAGGGGGAATCCCTGGTTTGTTCTATCTTGAAAACTCCCTCTTTTTTCTTCTGATTTTTACCCTGCTCTACTAAATGTTGGCAGCCGAAAAATTTGTAGAAAAAAGAGGGAAAGATTATTCTTTGTTGAATATGTAGAATTGAGTGTTTTATTTATTGGAAGTTATTTTATAAAACAGGAGGTGCCACGGTTGAGCAACAATGACATCATTGTTAGTTTGGACATCGGTACATCCAAAGTTCGTGCTATTATTGGGGAAGTGAATAATGGAACCTTTAATATTATTGGAGTTGGATCTGCCGACTCGGAAGGAATACGTAAAGGTGCAATTGTAGATATTGACCAGACTGTACAATCCATCCGTAGTGCCGTTGATCATGCGGAACGTATGGTCGGTATTCAAATATCGGAGGTTTATGTCGGCATTTCGGGGAATCATATCGGACTTCAATCAAGCCACGGTGTTGTGGCAGTATCGAACGAGGATCGGGAAATTGGCGAGGAAGATATTGAACGTGTGCTTAAAGCCGCAGAGGTCGTAGCACTTCCGCCTGACCGGGAAATCATTGATGTAGTTGCAAAACAATACGTAGTAGATGGGCTGGAGGGAATTCAAGATCCGCGCGGCATGATTGGCGTCCGTCTGGAAGTGGAAGCCATCATCATTACCGGCGCTAAGACAGCTATACATAATCTTTTGCGCTGTGTTGAAAAATCAGGTCTTAAAATCAAGGATTTGGTTCTCATGTCCTTGGGGGCAGGGCAGCTTGCCTTGTCTAAAGACGAGAAAACGATGGGTTCTGTACTTGTTGATATCGGCGCCGGCTCTACAACGATCGCAATTTTCGAAGACGGAACCATGGTTTCAACTTCCACTTTGCCTATCGGCGGTGAATTTGTGACCAATGATATTGCTTATGGTCTGCGGACGCTTACGGATCAGGCAGAAAAGGTCAAACTGAAATATGGCTGTGCTTTGATGGCTGATGCCGCTCCTGATGTTACTTTCAAGGTGGTCCGCATCGGCAGTAACGTGGAAAAGGAATTTACCCAAGAAGATTTGGCGGCGATTGTTGAGCCACGTGTACAGGAAATTTTCCATCTGATTAGTGAAGAAGTGAAGCGTCTTGGTTACGCTGAGCTCCCAGGGGGTTATATACTTACTGGTGGCACTGTATCCATGCCGGGAGTATTACAGGTTGCCCAGGGCGAGCTTGCAGCATCCGTCAGAATTGCCGTGCCGGATTATATCGGCGTTCGCGACCCTGGTTATACCAGTGGCGTTGGCATTCTACATAACGTCATCCGCAGTATCCGTGTACGCAGCGGCAGCAGCGCAAACGTGAGCAGTGCGGGCAACAAGAAAACAGTGAACCGCCCTAAAGCGAGTCCTGCTTCGAATCCGGAAACTGCCCAGAAACCAGGCCTTATTGAACGATTGAAAAATATATTCAGTGATTTCATATAA
Encoded here:
- a CDS encoding UDP-N-acetylmuramoyl-L-alanyl-D-glutamate--2,6-diaminopimelate ligase, encoding MKLNELASTLTIAQITGSGDITITGLQTDSRKVAPGDLFICLPGHTVDGHDYAEQAAEQGAAALVVEHKLDIDLPQVIVKDSRYAMAVIADAFFGSPSSHMKMIGVTGTNGKTTTTYLIEKMMNDHGVNTGLIGTIQMRYGGRTFPMSGTTPEALELQRSLDDMSANGVKCCVMEVSSHALEQGRVKGTDFRTAIFTNLTQDHLDYHKTMEDYREAKGLFFSRLGNKFTHQKNQRKYAVLNADDEASQYFAKVTAAEVITYGLDEKADVRASEISITAQGTHFHVDSFQGSCDVQLRMVGKFNVYNALAAITAGLLEGLELDSIKRSLESVPGVDGRVESVDEGQPFAVIVDYAHTPDGLENVLKTVNEFAKGRVITVFGCGGDRDRTKRPIMGKIAAEYSDVVMVTSDNPRTEDPDLILKDIEAGLHENSVPQNKYQLIVDRRKAIQKAIEMASPDDVVLIAGKGHETYQDIMHVKHDFDDRVVAKEAIRGMNK
- the murF gene encoding UDP-N-acetylmuramoyl-tripeptide--D-alanyl-D-alanine ligase, with protein sequence MITKKLGDVAVMCGGVLTQDHDCDIQMEGVFTDSRKLVSGRLFVPLVGENFDGHAFAAAALEGGACGVLWQRDRGFPPEGPVIVVEDTLAALQALAKAYLADVGCRVVGITGSNGKTTTKDMVYALLETSFKVHKTGGNFNNHIGLPLTILEMPADTEIVVLEMGMSGRHEIESLSAIASPEVAVITNIGEAHLLQLGSRHEIARAKLEIVSGMKPGGLLIYHGDEPLIPLVLSEPETVKPEGLTTFTFGMDQDKNDDYPTGMMFHSKGIIFTSHLHPEEGLELPLLGQHNVINCLAALAVASYFGISGDKIREGISGLQLTGMRIEQITAPSGLTLLNDAYNASPLSMKAAIDALDSLKGYHRKVAVLGDMLELGPKQLEFHAEVGEYAVDGKVDMLYTYGPLSEEAAKAAQLKCPDVPVYHFTDKKELASHLTGQLHPKDIVLIKASRGMKMEEIVDALVKEDLHN
- the mraY gene encoding phospho-N-acetylmuramoyl-pentapeptide-transferase; its protein translation is MDYQLLLLTIGVSFILAVIAAPLLIPLLRRMKFGQQVRDDGPQSHLKKAGTPTMGGVVIILAFTLSFLKFSVINTDFYVLLVATLGFGLIGFLDDYIKIVFKRSLGLTARQKLFGQLLFSAIMCILLIQNGHDTAIHVPGTSWSFDWGGWFYYPFVVIMMLAISNAVNFTDGLDGLLSGVSAIAFAAFALVAMQATSLSAAVCAAAMIGAVLGFLVFNAHPAKVFMGDTGSLGIGGAIGAIAIVTKSELLFIIIGGVFVVEMLSVVLQVASFKTRGKRIFKMSPIHHHFELSGWSEWRVVMTFWAVGIILAGIGLYLNKGL
- the murD gene encoding UDP-N-acetylmuramoyl-L-alanine--D-glutamate ligase yields the protein MKHPESYRDQEVIVLGLAKSGVQVAKVLHSYGAVVTVNDQKDREQCPEAGELESLGISVICGGHPDNLVHPGISLLVKNPGIPYRVQPIQKALELGIEVVTEVEVAYHICNAPIIGITGSNGKTTTTTWVGQMLEEVGMRPIVAGNIGTPLCEAAQNAVAGNWMVTELSSFQLKGTEEFRPRIGCLLNVAETHLDYHGGMEDYVSSKAKMFANMGEGDTAVLNWDDSTCRELVPYIKAKLLPFSTNEELVEGVYVSPPFIPDVEDSVSRKIVYRDEHGQITDIIPVEEVGIPGRFNIANAAAACAISIAAGAPADRLSGPLSSFRGVEHRLEYVMNLHGVAFYNNSKATNSKATTMALTSFHEPIVLIAGGLDRGSDYMELMAVLSERVKAIVVFGQTAQKIAKVAEIAGLKHIVIVDNEEDAANTLRSAVKEAAAAAEAGDIVLLSPACASWDMFTSYEERGRIFKEAVHNL
- the spoVE gene encoding stage V sporulation protein E, with translation MNKTRPAPDLWLFLCILGLLTIGMIMVYSAGSVLAFHNYGDSFYFVKRQMLFAVLGLVAMFFTASLDFRVWKKYAKVGLIVCFVLLVIVLIPGIGNVRGGARSWLGISSFGIQPSEFMKLGMILFLSKWLSSEEWDVTKFGKGLLPPLGLIGLAFGLIMLQPDLGTGTVMLGAAMMIIFTAGARLRHLGMLGLAGAAGFVGLIIAAPYRLKRITAFLDPWSDPLGAGYQIIQSLYAIGPGGLGGLGLGMSRQKYSYVPEPQTDFIFSILAEELGFIGGLIVLLLFLILVWRGMRVAMTIPDRFGSLLAVGIVGMVAVQVVINIGVVIGLMPVTGITLPLISYGGSSLTLMLTALGILLNLSRYAR
- the murG gene encoding undecaprenyldiphospho-muramoylpentapeptide beta-N-acetylglucosaminyltransferase, which gives rise to MRIVLSGGGTGGHIYPAVAVARQCEEEDPDSTFLYIGGTRGLESKLVPQEQIPFQSIDITGFRRKLSTDNIKTVIRFLKGVKTSKKMLAEFKPDVVIGTGGYVCGPVVYAAAKLGIPCIIHEQNAIPGLTNKFLSRYVSTVAVSFEGSERSFPKAKRVIYTGNPRATTVQSANRERGFATLGIPMNSSVVLVVGGSRGAKAINDAMIDMAPQLEQLKHIHFVYVTGENYFEKTREEIRSKLGSMPNHLHVLPYVHNMPEVLAATSLIVNRAGASFLAEITSLGIPSILIPSPNVTNNHQEANARQLEKAGAAKVILEKDLSGKRLYQSIGEIMGDIRVQQGMSEQSRSLGKPDSANLIVEEMRRLTAGR
- the murA gene encoding UDP-N-acetylglucosamine 1-carboxyvinyltransferase: MDKLVIEGGKSLSGTIRIHGAKNAALPILAASLLAAGKVQLSNVPRLLDIEVMLDILDRIGCTTLHDQETVVVDTSSANSFHVPEDLMKQMRSSIFLMGPLLARFGEVAVYQPGGCAIGERKIDLHLRGLKALGAEIEELDQQIICRAEKLKGTDIHLDFPSVGATENIMMAAATAEGTTTITNAAREPEIQDLQNFLNAMGASIIGAGTDTITIQGVSQLSPCSYSIIPDRIVAGTVMIAAAATRGNVTLTHCNPAHLSSLIHVLKRAGVQISICNDIMNVSCMSRPKAVERIVTSPYPSFPTDLQSQVMVLLSLADGFSVMKETVFEGRFKHVDELTRMGADISIDLSCAFIRGVQRLYGATVEATDLRAGAALVIAGLAAQGKTIVEQVHHIDRGYEHIEQLFQKLGAEIHRFSPVPKSLDLAN